One window of Gloeothece citriformis PCC 7424 genomic DNA carries:
- a CDS encoding DUF2973 domain-containing protein, producing the protein MLHLLYILAFTIIAFLAISNLIRSLITVSMDSQRRYPNSGANSRARANTYYNTQTLHPELLDKSGKPISEPLLVMRSVTVEDARQQLDALYNSSPSQAKETEEEN; encoded by the coding sequence ATGTTACATTTACTTTACATTTTGGCGTTTACAATAATTGCTTTTCTAGCTATCAGTAATCTGATCCGCAGTTTAATTACCGTTAGTATGGACTCTCAACGTCGTTATCCCAATTCAGGAGCAAATTCTAGAGCAAGAGCAAATACTTACTATAATACTCAAACTCTTCATCCAGAATTATTAGATAAAAGCGGGAAACCCATCAGTGAACCCCTTTTAGTAATGCGTTCAGTAACGGTTGAAGATGCCCGTCAACAATTAGATGCTCTTTATAATTCTTCTCCGAGTCAAGCCAAAGAAACGGAAGAGGAAAACTAA
- a CDS encoding NADH-quinone oxidoreductase subunit M, translating to MLSAFILIPFLGAIAIGFLPINLDGNRTRLVALVIASSILILNLILGFQFDPTTLQLQFSEQIPWISSLGLSYHLGIDGLSFPLLFINSLLTLIAIYSSSPSLERPRFYYALLFLLNGGVSGAFLAQDLLLFFLFYELEIIPLYFLIAIWGGQRRGYAAMKFLLYTALSGILVLVSFLGLVWLSGASSFDYEPLRSNTLPVETQILLLIPLLIGLGIKIPIFPFHTWLPDAHVEASTPVSVLLAGVLLKLGTYGLLRFGIGLFLQGWVAIAPWMATLAAVSALYGASCAIAQKDMKKVVAYSSIAHMAYILLAAAASTRLSILAAIYQMISHGLISALLFLLVGVVYKKTGSRDVNYLRGLLNPERGLPVTGTLMILGVMASAGIPGMVGFIAEFLVFRGSYPIFPIQTLLCLIGSGLTAVYFLLMINKVFFGRLTDQLSKLPRVLWAERTPAMVLAVLIIVLGIQPNWMVRWSEPSASLLLTGNEEIALVSKQ from the coding sequence ATGCTCAGTGCGTTTATCTTAATCCCTTTTTTAGGAGCTATTGCTATTGGCTTTTTACCCATTAATCTAGATGGAAATCGTACTCGTCTAGTCGCTTTGGTCATTGCCAGTAGTATTTTAATCCTGAATTTAATTTTAGGATTTCAATTTGATCCGACAACTCTTCAGTTGCAATTTTCTGAACAAATTCCTTGGATTAGTAGTTTAGGCTTGAGCTATCATTTAGGCATTGATGGGCTTTCCTTTCCTCTGCTATTTATTAATAGTTTATTGACTTTAATTGCTATTTATAGCAGCAGTCCGTCTTTAGAAAGACCTCGATTTTATTATGCTTTACTCTTTCTCCTCAATGGGGGAGTATCAGGAGCATTTTTAGCTCAGGATTTGTTATTATTTTTCCTATTCTACGAACTCGAAATCATTCCCCTATACTTTTTAATTGCCATTTGGGGAGGACAGCGCCGGGGCTATGCGGCAATGAAATTTTTGCTTTATACTGCCCTCTCAGGAATTCTCGTTTTAGTGTCCTTTTTAGGACTGGTTTGGTTAAGCGGTGCATCGAGTTTTGATTATGAACCTTTGCGTTCTAATACTTTACCGGTTGAAACTCAAATTTTACTGTTAATTCCTCTGTTAATTGGCTTGGGGATTAAAATTCCCATCTTTCCTTTCCATACTTGGTTACCGGATGCTCACGTAGAAGCCTCTACCCCCGTTTCTGTCTTACTCGCCGGAGTTTTATTAAAATTGGGAACTTATGGCTTATTACGCTTTGGCATTGGTTTATTCTTGCAGGGTTGGGTAGCGATCGCCCCTTGGATGGCCACGTTAGCGGCAGTGAGTGCATTATACGGGGCTTCCTGTGCCATCGCTCAAAAAGATATGAAAAAGGTCGTCGCCTATTCTTCGATCGCTCACATGGCTTATATTCTTTTGGCCGCCGCCGCCTCGACAAGATTAAGTATTCTTGCAGCTATCTATCAAATGATCAGTCATGGGTTAATTTCTGCCCTGCTGTTTTTGTTGGTGGGAGTGGTTTATAAAAAAACCGGTAGTCGGGATGTGAACTATTTACGAGGGTTATTAAACCCAGAAAGAGGTTTACCTGTGACAGGGACTTTAATGATATTAGGGGTGATGGCTAGTGCTGGAATTCCAGGAATGGTAGGGTTTATTGCTGAATTTTTGGTTTTCCGGGGTAGTTATCCTATCTTTCCAATCCAAACTTTATTATGTTTAATTGGAAGTGGATTAACCGCCGTTTACTTTTTATTGATGATCAATAAAGTCTTTTTTGGTCGTCTTACGGATCAATTATCGAAGTTGCCGAGGGTTTTATGGGCGGAACGCACACCGGCAATGGTTTTAGCTGTCCTCATTATTGTTTTAGGCATACAACCTAATTGGATGGTGCGTTGGAGTGAACCGAGTGCGTCTCTATTATTAACCGGCAATGAAGAGATCGCTTTAGTAAGTAAACAGTGA
- a CDS encoding DUF2605 domain-containing protein, with amino-acid sequence MSNSQPSERELLNTVLKPLLEDFQYWFSRACTLLEKEPLSFLSPEEQSNLLQRVKQAQQEVTAAQMIFQATDGQAGIEASMLVPWHKLVAECWQVSMRLRSLKQEQG; translated from the coding sequence ATGTCAAATTCACAGCCCAGTGAGAGAGAGCTACTCAATACCGTTCTCAAGCCCCTGTTAGAAGATTTCCAGTATTGGTTTTCTCGTGCCTGTACCCTATTAGAGAAAGAGCCTCTTTCTTTCCTATCCCCCGAAGAACAAAGCAACTTACTCCAACGAGTAAAACAGGCGCAACAAGAAGTAACAGCCGCCCAAATGATATTTCAAGCGACGGATGGACAAGCAGGGATCGAAGCGAGTATGCTAGTTCCTTGGCATAAATTAGTAGCCGAATGTTGGCAGGTTTCGATGCGTTTGCGATCGCTCAAACAGGAACAAGGCTAA
- a CDS encoding carbon dioxide-concentrating mechanism protein CcmK encodes MSIAVGMVETLGFPAVVEAADAMVKAARVTLVGYEKIGSGRVTVIVRGDVSEVQASVAAGIENVTRVNGGQVLSTHIIARPHENLEYVLPIRYTEEVEQFRTY; translated from the coding sequence ATGTCAATTGCAGTAGGAATGGTAGAAACGTTAGGGTTTCCTGCCGTAGTCGAAGCAGCAGATGCTATGGTAAAAGCAGCACGAGTAACCCTAGTCGGTTATGAAAAAATAGGAAGTGGTCGTGTTACTGTCATTGTGAGAGGAGATGTTTCAGAAGTTCAAGCTTCTGTTGCCGCCGGCATAGAAAACGTAACACGAGTTAATGGGGGTCAAGTTCTATCGACTCATATTATTGCTCGTCCTCACGAAAACCTAGAATATGTACTGCCTATTCGCTACACCGAAGAAGTAGAACAATTCCGAACTTACTAA
- a CDS encoding Uma2 family endonuclease translates to MAQPPTFTNSPPKKLTFQEYLFYEDNRDTLYELYRGQLIPMAAPTGLHINICKYLVYQFQIYFAAANLPLIATIDAGIRTEIDSSRIPDVIICSPQLWQQVCLRPGSGVLDFGEIPNLVVEVTSDNWREDYIRKRAEYALIDIPEYWIVDPNKKRVRILINPQNEDGYEHTDFEIGQRINSPQFSNLRLSVEEILNPPLVDDLIKAEQARLRELEQQLNEERQRANLAQERAERLSALLRDRGIDPDSV, encoded by the coding sequence ATGGCTCAACCCCCTACCTTTACCAATTCACCCCCTAAAAAATTAACCTTTCAAGAGTATTTATTTTATGAAGACAATAGGGATACTCTTTACGAACTCTACAGGGGGCAATTAATACCAATGGCAGCACCTACGGGGTTACATATTAATATTTGTAAATATTTGGTTTATCAATTTCAGATTTACTTTGCTGCCGCTAATCTTCCCCTCATTGCGACTATTGACGCAGGAATTAGGACAGAAATAGACTCTTCCCGTATTCCTGATGTGATAATTTGCTCTCCTCAACTATGGCAACAAGTTTGTCTGCGGCCAGGTTCAGGGGTGTTAGATTTTGGTGAAATCCCTAATTTAGTAGTAGAAGTCACTAGCGATAATTGGCGAGAAGATTACATCCGTAAACGGGCAGAATATGCTTTAATTGATATTCCTGAATATTGGATAGTAGATCCCAATAAAAAACGAGTTCGTATCTTAATTAATCCTCAAAATGAAGATGGTTATGAACATACCGATTTTGAGATAGGACAAAGAATTAATTCTCCTCAGTTTTCTAATTTAAGATTATCCGTTGAAGAAATTCTTAATCCTCCTTTAGTAGATGATTTAATAAAAGCAGAACAAGCACGGTTAAGGGAATTAGAGCAACAATTAAATGAGGAGCGACAACGAGCAAATCTTGCTCAAGAACGAGCAGAAAGATTAAGTGCTTTATTACGAGATAGAGGGATTGATCCCGATTCTGTTTAA
- a CDS encoding CO2 hydration protein, with protein sequence MVTTLDISKHPLVEYIYRLERGEALLKDSPQNVTEVVGILKSYGVVLDAYSRNLIYISENQFLVLFPFFKYFNGEVKLSQLLRHWWHDRINFEYAEYCMKAMFWHGGGGLDAYLDTPKFEAAAEKAIQAKFKGNILMLGLHKIFPNFLPEQVRQLAYYSGLGQFWRVMADIFLELSDRYDRGEIKTIPQVVQHILDGLVKDANRPITYQVKINNKVYEILPKSVGLTFLMDTAVPYVEAVFFRGTPFLGTVSYNAQAYQIPYDQAMFTYGALYADPLPVGGAGIPPTLLMQDMRHFLPEYLHNIYRQSFRQEDDLLVQICESFQKSMFCVTTAAIKGLAPYPLDTTDPKEKKANRSYLEKWMNRFITSRLVEVNN encoded by the coding sequence ATGGTAACCACGTTAGATATTTCTAAACATCCGTTAGTAGAGTACATTTATCGCTTAGAACGAGGAGAGGCATTACTGAAAGATTCTCCTCAGAATGTCACTGAAGTGGTAGGCATTCTCAAAAGTTATGGCGTTGTTTTAGATGCTTACTCTCGGAATTTAATTTACATTTCAGAAAATCAATTTTTAGTGTTATTTCCCTTCTTTAAATACTTTAATGGGGAAGTTAAATTGAGCCAACTTCTGCGCCATTGGTGGCACGATCGCATTAACTTTGAATATGCTGAATATTGCATGAAAGCCATGTTTTGGCATGGGGGAGGAGGATTAGATGCTTATTTAGATACCCCTAAATTTGAAGCCGCAGCAGAAAAGGCCATTCAAGCTAAATTTAAAGGGAATATTTTGATGTTAGGGTTACATAAAATTTTCCCTAACTTTTTACCCGAACAAGTGCGACAGTTAGCGTATTATAGTGGACTAGGACAATTTTGGCGGGTCATGGCGGATATCTTTTTAGAGTTATCCGATCGGTATGATCGAGGCGAAATTAAGACCATTCCTCAAGTTGTTCAACATATTTTAGATGGTTTGGTCAAAGATGCTAATCGTCCTATTACTTATCAAGTCAAAATTAACAATAAAGTCTATGAAATTCTCCCTAAATCTGTTGGGTTAACCTTTTTGATGGATACTGCCGTTCCTTATGTGGAGGCTGTTTTCTTTCGGGGAACACCCTTTTTAGGGACGGTTTCTTATAATGCTCAAGCTTATCAAATTCCTTACGATCAAGCGATGTTTACCTATGGGGCATTATATGCAGATCCGTTACCTGTCGGAGGTGCAGGAATTCCCCCAACCCTTTTGATGCAAGATATGCGGCATTTTCTCCCTGAATATTTGCATAACATTTATCGTCAAAGTTTTCGACAAGAAGATGATCTATTAGTGCAGATATGCGAAAGCTTTCAAAAGTCGATGTTTTGTGTGACCACCGCAGCGATAAAAGGGTTAGCACCTTATCCTTTAGATACTACCGATCCAAAAGAGAAAAAAGCCAATAGATCCTATTTAGAAAAATGGATGAATCGGTTTATTACTTCTCGTTTAGTTGAGGTGAATAATTAG
- a CDS encoding YqiA/YcfP family alpha/beta fold hydrolase, which yields MINYIYLHGFASSPKSAKAQYISSHFQSAQIPLIIPDLNQNNFCQLTLTRQLQQVSSLFSHSPTPTRLIGSSLGGLTAAILGQQFSQVERLVLLAPAFGFLELWLSYLGEDQLKQWQDTNSLLVYHYGEQRSLPIHYQFVEDVKQYSLDSLTRPIPTLILHGQQDEVIPIEFSRDYASKRPWVKLIELESDHSLTNVLPDIWSEIQKFLQLNRD from the coding sequence ATGATAAATTACATCTATTTACATGGTTTTGCGTCTAGTCCAAAGTCTGCCAAAGCTCAATATATATCCTCTCATTTTCAAAGCGCTCAAATTCCCCTAATTATTCCGGATCTCAATCAAAATAATTTTTGTCAATTAACCCTTACCCGACAATTACAGCAAGTTAGCTCATTATTTTCTCATTCTCCTACCCCAACAAGACTCATTGGTTCAAGTTTAGGGGGGTTAACAGCAGCTATTTTAGGTCAACAATTTTCCCAAGTAGAACGTCTGGTTTTATTAGCTCCTGCTTTTGGGTTTTTAGAGTTATGGTTATCTTATTTAGGAGAAGATCAACTTAAACAATGGCAAGACACAAACTCATTATTAGTTTATCATTACGGAGAACAGCGATCGCTACCAATTCATTATCAATTTGTTGAGGATGTTAAACAATATTCCCTTGACTCTCTAACTAGACCTATTCCTACTTTAATTTTACATGGCCAACAGGATGAAGTGATTCCGATAGAATTTAGCCGAGACTATGCTAGTAAAAGACCTTGGGTAAAATTAATAGAATTAGAAAGTGATCATAGTTTAACTAATGTTTTGCCGGATATTTGGTCAGAAATTCAAAAATTTTTGCAACTGAATCGGGATTAA
- a CDS encoding REP-associated tyrosine transposase, with product MQYRRAKVAGGTYFFTVVTHKRREFLCELDNIEILKKAFRYVIQRHPFTIDAIIILPNHLHCIWTLPKDDYSFSKRWQLIKNFFSRNCPSQYRGEVSLSQQKKKEQAIWQRRFWEHCILNQQDFINHVEYIHYNPVKHGLVQAPKNWQYSSFSRYVQQGIYDLEWGSNEEIIFSETVGHE from the coding sequence ATGCAATATCGAAGGGCAAAAGTAGCAGGAGGAACATACTTTTTTACTGTTGTTACTCATAAAAGACGAGAATTTCTCTGTGAACTAGACAACATAGAAATACTAAAAAAGGCCTTTAGATATGTAATACAAAGACATCCTTTTACTATTGACGCAATTATTATTTTACCTAATCATCTTCACTGCATTTGGACATTACCCAAGGATGATTACAGCTTTTCTAAACGCTGGCAATTAATCAAAAACTTTTTTAGTCGTAACTGTCCATCCCAGTATCGAGGAGAAGTATCATTATCTCAGCAAAAGAAAAAAGAACAAGCTATTTGGCAAAGACGTTTTTGGGAACATTGTATTTTAAATCAACAGGATTTTATTAATCATGTTGAATATATTCACTATAATCCGGTTAAACATGGATTAGTTCAAGCCCCTAAAAATTGGCAATATTCGAGTTTTTCTCGTTATGTACAGCAAGGTATTTATGATCTTGAGTGGGGGAGCAATGAAGAAATTATATTTTCTGAAACAGTTGGACATGAATAA
- a CDS encoding carbon dioxide-concentrating mechanism protein CcmK: MPIAVGMIETLGFPAVVEAADAMVKAARVTLVGYEKIGSGRVTVIVRGDVSEVQASVSAGIEAANRVNGGQVLSTHIIARPHENLEYVLPIRYTEEVEQFRAY, from the coding sequence ATGCCAATTGCAGTAGGAATGATTGAAACCCTAGGTTTTCCGGCTGTTGTAGAAGCGGCTGATGCTATGGTCAAAGCAGCACGAGTAACCCTAGTCGGTTATGAAAAAATCGGCAGTGGACGAGTTACCGTCATTGTTCGCGGGGATGTTTCAGAAGTTCAGGCTTCCGTATCAGCCGGCATAGAAGCCGCTAACCGAGTCAACGGAGGTCAAGTTCTTTCTACCCATATTATTGCTCGTCCTCACGAAAACCTAGAATATGTACTGCCCATTCGCTACACCGAAGAAGTAGAACAGTTCCGAGCTTACTAG
- a CDS encoding NAD(P)H-quinone oxidoreductase subunit F — translation MSDLLLQSCWFIPIYGLIGSIFSLPWSLGIIRRTGPRPAAYINLLMTVVSLLHGLIAFNLIWQRQTQQMVFHWLTVADLDLFLSIELSPVSLGALSVVTGISLAAQVYALGYMEKDWSLARFYGLMGVFEAALGGIALSDSLLLSYGLLEILTLSTYLLVGFWYAQPLVVTAARDAFLTKRVGDIILLMGLVALSSYGAGLTFSQLESWAETFPLSPLTSALLGLSLIAGPTGKCAQFPLNLWLDEAMEGPNPAGIMRNSIVVSAGAYVLIKLQPVFTLSPVSSDALIILGTVTVIGASLMALAQIDIKRALSHSTSAYLGLVFIAVGLGHVDIAFLLLFSHGIAKALLFMSAGAIITTTSNQNITEMGGLWSKMPATTTAFVVGSAGLIALMPMGMFWTLYRWFNGSWAVGWWLLAILLFVNFFNALNLTRVFRLVFLGQPQSKTRRTPEVQWPMAVPMVSLTFVTLIIAVAPIQWPLWLSPTAPLLDNNSTVIQWAVPLLFASGFLGCLVGGTVELRRAWARPTQLSIRFLQDLLAYDFYLDKIYQVTVVWAVSSLSKLASWFDRYIIDGAVNLVSLATIFSGNALKYNVSGQSQFYILTIMFGVGFLMWFAFNGQWSIVTNYWSSLMNQ, via the coding sequence ATGAGTGATTTGTTGTTACAAAGCTGTTGGTTTATTCCAATCTACGGCTTAATCGGCTCAATTTTCAGTCTTCCTTGGTCTTTAGGAATTATTCGACGAACGGGGCCACGACCCGCCGCTTACATTAATTTATTAATGACGGTGGTCAGTTTGCTTCATGGGTTAATTGCCTTTAATTTGATTTGGCAGAGACAAACTCAACAGATGGTCTTTCATTGGCTTACTGTTGCTGATTTGGATCTATTTTTATCAATAGAACTTTCTCCAGTTAGTCTAGGAGCATTATCGGTAGTCACCGGCATCAGTTTAGCTGCCCAAGTTTATGCCCTAGGATATATGGAAAAAGATTGGTCTTTAGCTAGATTCTACGGACTAATGGGAGTGTTTGAAGCGGCTTTAGGAGGAATTGCCCTGAGTGATTCTTTATTACTCAGTTATGGACTCCTAGAAATCTTAACCCTATCGACTTATTTATTAGTCGGGTTTTGGTATGCTCAACCCTTAGTGGTAACGGCGGCTAGAGATGCTTTTTTAACCAAGCGGGTTGGGGATATTATTCTGTTAATGGGATTAGTGGCTTTATCAAGTTATGGGGCAGGATTAACCTTTTCTCAGTTAGAATCTTGGGCAGAAACTTTTCCTTTATCTCCTTTAACTTCGGCTTTATTGGGATTGTCTCTCATTGCTGGGCCGACGGGTAAATGTGCCCAATTTCCCCTCAATCTTTGGTTAGATGAGGCAATGGAAGGGCCTAACCCAGCCGGTATTATGAGAAACTCGATTGTTGTTTCTGCCGGTGCTTATGTTCTGATCAAACTGCAACCGGTATTTACTCTCTCTCCGGTTTCCTCCGATGCGTTAATTATTTTGGGAACTGTCACGGTAATTGGAGCTTCCCTAATGGCTTTGGCTCAAATTGATATTAAACGCGCCTTGTCTCACTCGACCAGTGCCTATTTAGGGTTAGTTTTTATTGCGGTGGGGTTAGGTCACGTTGATATTGCCTTTTTGTTACTCTTTAGTCATGGTATCGCTAAAGCCCTTCTGTTTATGAGTGCAGGAGCGATTATTACGACGACCAGTAATCAAAATATCACCGAAATGGGGGGATTATGGTCAAAAATGCCGGCGACTACCACCGCTTTTGTGGTCGGATCTGCTGGGTTAATTGCTTTAATGCCGATGGGAATGTTTTGGACGTTATACCGTTGGTTTAATGGGTCTTGGGCTGTAGGTTGGTGGTTATTGGCAATTCTCCTGTTTGTCAATTTCTTTAATGCCTTAAATTTAACTCGCGTATTCCGGTTAGTTTTTCTGGGACAACCTCAAAGCAAAACCCGCAGAACTCCAGAAGTTCAATGGCCGATGGCTGTACCGATGGTCAGTTTAACCTTTGTTACTTTAATTATTGCTGTTGCTCCAATTCAATGGCCGCTTTGGTTAAGTCCGACTGCTCCTCTATTAGACAATAATTCGACGGTGATTCAATGGGCAGTCCCTCTTTTATTTGCTTCTGGGTTTTTGGGGTGTCTCGTGGGAGGAACAGTAGAACTCAGACGGGCTTGGGCTAGACCGACTCAACTTTCGATTCGATTTTTACAAGATTTGTTGGCCTACGATTTTTATCTAGACAAAATTTATCAAGTTACTGTTGTTTGGGCTGTGTCGAGTCTATCTAAATTGGCTTCCTGGTTCGATCGTTATATCATTGATGGGGCAGTAAATTTAGTGAGTTTAGCCACTATTTTTAGTGGAAATGCTCTTAAATACAATGTTTCTGGGCAATCTCAATTTTATATTCTCACGATTATGTTTGGCGTGGGTTTTTTAATGTGGTTTGCTTTTAATGGTCAGTGGTCAATTGTGACGAATTACTGGTCATCGTTAATGAATCAGTAG
- the thrS gene encoding threonine--tRNA ligase, with protein MVKTPIAQPTEEQPPIKLPKTSESETLKKIRHTTSHIMAMAVQQLFPKAQVTIGPWTENGFYYDFDTPEPFTEEDLKAIKKEMVKIIKRKLPVIREEVTREEAERRIQAINEPYKLEILEGIQEPITIYHLGDKWWDLCAGPHVETTAEIDPKAIDLENVAGAYWRGDETKAQLQRIYGTAWETPEQLAEYKRRKEEALKRDHRRLGRELGLFIFSDAVGPGLPLWTPKGAIIRSTLEDFLKKEQIKRGYLPVVTPHIARIDLFKISGHWQNYKEDMFPMMAEDQESALNEMGFVLKPMNCPFHIQIYKSELRSYRDLPMRLAEFGTVYRYEQSGELGGLTRVRGFTVDDSHLFVTPEQLEEEFLSVVDLILSVFNSLQLKNFKARLSFRDPASDKYIGGDDVWNKAENAIRSAVQKLNMEHFEAPGEAAFYGPKLDFIFKDALEREWQLGTVQVDYNLPERFDLEYVAEDGTRKRPVMIHRAPFGSLERLVGILIEEYAGDFPLWLAPIQVRLLPVSDPQLDYAKQVAAQMRSQGIRAEADTSGERLGKMIRNAEKQKIPVMGVVGAKEVESNTLSIRTRASGELGTMAVNEVIEKVTEAIANYTNF; from the coding sequence ATGGTTAAAACCCCGATCGCCCAACCCACCGAAGAACAACCCCCCATCAAACTCCCCAAAACCAGCGAGTCAGAAACCCTCAAAAAAATTCGCCATACTACCTCCCACATCATGGCCATGGCGGTACAGCAACTCTTTCCTAAAGCACAAGTCACCATTGGGCCCTGGACAGAAAACGGATTTTATTATGATTTTGATACCCCCGAACCCTTTACCGAAGAAGACTTAAAGGCCATCAAAAAAGAAATGGTCAAAATCATAAAACGGAAACTCCCCGTTATTCGGGAAGAAGTCACCAGAGAAGAAGCAGAACGCAGAATACAAGCGATAAACGAACCCTATAAACTAGAAATCCTAGAAGGAATACAAGAACCGATCACGATTTATCATTTAGGGGATAAATGGTGGGATCTGTGTGCCGGGCCTCACGTGGAAACCACCGCAGAAATAGACCCAAAAGCAATAGACTTAGAAAATGTGGCCGGTGCTTATTGGCGAGGAGACGAAACCAAAGCACAATTACAGCGTATTTATGGGACTGCATGGGAAACCCCAGAACAACTGGCCGAATACAAACGGCGTAAAGAAGAAGCATTAAAACGAGATCACCGCAGACTCGGACGAGAATTAGGATTATTTATTTTTTCCGATGCGGTGGGCCCGGGTTTACCGCTTTGGACTCCCAAAGGCGCAATTATTCGATCGACCCTAGAAGACTTCCTCAAAAAAGAACAAATAAAACGAGGTTATTTACCCGTTGTCACTCCCCATATTGCCAGAATTGATCTGTTTAAAATCTCCGGTCACTGGCAAAATTACAAAGAAGATATGTTTCCCATGATGGCAGAAGACCAAGAGTCTGCTTTAAATGAAATGGGGTTTGTGCTTAAACCGATGAATTGTCCGTTTCATATCCAAATTTATAAAAGTGAGTTACGTTCCTATCGTGACTTACCGATGCGGTTAGCAGAATTTGGCACAGTTTATCGCTATGAACAGTCAGGAGAATTAGGGGGTTTAACTCGTGTGAGAGGGTTTACCGTTGATGACTCCCATTTATTTGTCACTCCCGAACAACTCGAAGAGGAATTTTTGAGTGTGGTTGATTTAATTTTATCCGTCTTTAATAGTCTTCAATTGAAGAATTTTAAAGCTAGACTGAGTTTTCGTGATCCAGCATCGGATAAATATATTGGGGGAGATGATGTCTGGAATAAAGCCGAAAATGCCATCCGTTCTGCTGTCCAAAAACTGAATATGGAACATTTTGAAGCCCCCGGAGAAGCCGCATTTTATGGGCCTAAACTTGATTTTATCTTTAAAGATGCCCTAGAGCGAGAATGGCAATTAGGAACAGTTCAAGTCGACTATAACTTACCCGAAAGATTTGACCTAGAATATGTGGCCGAGGATGGCACTAGAAAACGTCCAGTCATGATCCATCGTGCCCCATTTGGCTCTTTAGAGCGTTTAGTGGGAATATTAATAGAAGAGTATGCGGGAGACTTTCCCTTATGGTTAGCGCCGATCCAAGTGCGACTTTTACCCGTTAGCGATCCTCAATTAGACTACGCCAAACAAGTCGCCGCCCAAATGCGATCGCAAGGCATCCGGGCAGAAGCAGACACCTCCGGCGAAAGACTCGGTAAAATGATCCGCAATGCTGAGAAACAAAAAATCCCCGTAATGGGGGTTGTAGGCGCTAAAGAAGTCGAATCTAATACTTTAAGTATAAGGACTCGCGCTTCGGGAGAATTAGGAACAATGGCCGTAAATGAAGTGATCGAAAAAGTAACAGAAGCGATCGCCAATTACACCAATTTCTAA